From Bacteroidota bacterium, one genomic window encodes:
- a CDS encoding T9SS type A sorting domain-containing protein — protein MKVYVIILLFNFFCFYGVSQEITLGIHQNYIPVISQKADTLTSSISSGNQWFKNGVEIEGGNKQDLIITQSGNYMVLVTYPNSGCNSSSETFYATKTSVPNLQTEIFTCKIFPNPNNGLFKIEIESEQSGQLILKLITLNGQTVVKEKMAHLSGIQTIQFGKAGLTKGTYLLQIMLGLKSISQKLIIE, from the coding sequence ATGAAGGTGTATGTAATAATTTTACTATTTAATTTTTTCTGTTTTTATGGCGTTTCACAGGAAATTACTTTGGGTATACATCAAAATTATATTCCTGTTATATCACAAAAAGCCGATACTTTGACTTCTTCAATATCTTCAGGGAATCAATGGTTTAAGAATGGGGTTGAAATTGAGGGAGGAAATAAGCAAGATCTGATTATTACTCAATCGGGCAATTATATGGTTCTGGTTACTTATCCCAATTCTGGATGTAATAGCTCTTCCGAAACTTTTTATGCAACGAAAACTTCAGTTCCCAATCTTCAAACTGAGATTTTTACTTGTAAGATTTTTCCAAATCCCAATAATGGATTGTTTAAAATTGAGATTGAATCAGAGCAATCGGGCCAATTGATCCTTAAATTGATTACTCTAAATGGTCAAACTGTTGTTAAAGAAAAAATGGCCCATTTATCCGGCATACAAACAATTCAATTTGGAAAAGCTGGTCTTACGAAAGGAACATATCTTCTTCAAATCATGTTGGGTTTAAAATCAATAAGTCAGAAACTAATCATTGAGTAA